A genomic window from Arthrobacter sp. FW305-BF8 includes:
- a CDS encoding Gfo/Idh/MocA family protein, whose amino-acid sequence MKPVKIALMGAGLIGREHARFLKANQEAELAGIADPAPSAQQLAAELDVPYFSDYEDLLSHVSLDGAIVALPNSMHREAGIACIRTGIPTLIEKPVADTEEAALAIIEAAGAADVPVLIGHQRRHSPDIVRAKQLISGGQLGQIVTVNGMCQIKKENQYFDNLWRQQPGGGPILINLIHDIDTLRYLIGDIHSVHAVTSNNVRKFAVEDSAAVILKFTNGSLGTLLLSDSVASPWCWDLNSGQGAYFPHTPADAYHIGGTEGSLAIPSMKLYKHADGGDWHDPLIVEKHEIAESHAYAAQLQHFIDIIRTGAEPLIGARDGLMTLAATLGVGRSAAENREVFMDELLPMAEHSV is encoded by the coding sequence ATGAAACCCGTCAAAATTGCCCTCATGGGAGCCGGGCTCATCGGCCGCGAGCACGCACGATTCCTCAAGGCCAACCAAGAAGCAGAACTCGCTGGCATAGCAGATCCTGCACCATCAGCCCAACAGCTGGCGGCTGAACTCGATGTGCCCTACTTCTCTGATTACGAGGACCTGTTGAGTCATGTCAGCCTAGACGGAGCCATTGTCGCTCTCCCGAACAGCATGCACCGGGAGGCGGGCATAGCGTGCATACGCACGGGCATACCTACGCTGATAGAAAAGCCCGTCGCTGACACTGAAGAGGCGGCCCTGGCTATTATCGAGGCGGCTGGCGCGGCCGACGTTCCCGTCCTCATCGGTCACCAGCGACGCCACAGCCCGGACATTGTCCGGGCCAAGCAGCTGATTTCAGGGGGACAACTCGGACAGATTGTCACCGTCAACGGCATGTGCCAGATCAAAAAGGAAAATCAGTATTTCGATAACCTATGGCGCCAGCAGCCTGGAGGCGGGCCCATACTTATCAATCTCATTCACGACATTGACACGTTGCGGTATCTCATCGGAGACATCCATAGCGTCCACGCGGTGACGTCCAACAATGTCCGAAAATTTGCAGTTGAAGACAGCGCCGCCGTGATCCTGAAGTTCACTAACGGGTCGCTCGGAACTCTGTTGCTGAGCGACTCCGTTGCCTCACCATGGTGCTGGGACCTGAACTCAGGACAGGGCGCGTATTTCCCCCATACTCCTGCGGATGCCTACCACATCGGAGGCACCGAAGGCTCGCTGGCCATCCCAAGCATGAAGCTCTATAAGCACGCTGACGGCGGAGACTGGCACGACCCCCTGATTGTCGAAAAGCATGAAATAGCAGAATCTCACGCATACGCCGCTCAGCTTCAGCACTTCATTGACATCATCAGAACCGGTGCCGAACCCTTGATTGGAGCTCGGGATGGTCTGATGACACTTGCCGCGACCTTGGGTGTGGGCCGCTCAGCCGCAGAAAACCGAGAAGTCTTCATGGATGAACTACTGCCGATGGCGGAACACAGCGTCTAG
- a CDS encoding SDR family NAD(P)-dependent oxidoreductase, translated as MPDLSPNTIWPDRFKHKVILLTGAAGGLGSAARSRLTAEGAIVVATDAQPPAANDPLMRQLDVRDRQAWKQVLADLLEEHGRLDGALFCHGIQGPESPVDDMSVEGWDLTFDVNLNGCFHGLALLLPVLREQGHGRIAVLSSIAGREGNPHQAAYSASKAALISLVKTAAKEVAPYGVTVNAVAPSMFETPLINALSPERNKELLARVPMGRIGKPEEFASLAAWLLSEESSYMTGQTLDLSGGRNTA; from the coding sequence TTGCCCGACTTGTCACCGAACACCATCTGGCCCGACCGTTTCAAACACAAAGTCATACTCCTGACCGGCGCTGCAGGCGGCCTGGGGTCAGCAGCGCGGTCACGGCTGACCGCGGAGGGAGCCATCGTCGTAGCCACCGACGCCCAGCCGCCGGCCGCGAACGATCCCCTTATGAGGCAACTCGATGTACGGGATCGGCAGGCATGGAAACAGGTGCTCGCTGACCTCTTGGAGGAACACGGCAGGCTCGATGGAGCACTGTTCTGCCACGGCATCCAAGGTCCCGAATCGCCCGTCGACGACATGTCGGTCGAGGGCTGGGACCTGACCTTCGACGTCAACCTCAACGGTTGCTTCCATGGACTGGCTCTCCTCCTTCCGGTGTTGCGCGAGCAGGGACATGGAAGGATCGCAGTACTGTCCTCCATTGCCGGGCGAGAAGGAAATCCGCATCAGGCAGCTTACTCTGCGTCGAAGGCGGCGCTGATCTCCCTCGTCAAGACAGCGGCCAAGGAAGTGGCCCCCTACGGCGTGACCGTAAACGCTGTGGCGCCGTCAATGTTCGAGACCCCACTTATCAACGCCCTCAGCCCGGAAAGAAACAAGGAACTCCTCGCCCGGGTCCCCATGGGCCGGATAGGCAAACCCGAAGAGTTCGCGTCCCTGGCCGCATGGCTCCTCTCCGAGGAATCCAGTTACATGACCGGCCAGACCCTGGACCTCAGCGGCGGCCGGAACACCGCATAG
- a CDS encoding sugar phosphate isomerase/epimerase family protein gives MALRQRDLRQSIEYAHNVGYTGIGISIGECLAALEAGLEPTDIRRLLDSRNLELSELELIRLGGTSFQSRMNDALVELVAILKPNRVHVAAFDGEPAVIQQELRDLCRLLPETTVAVEFMPYSKLPDIESTMDLLAGPGCEQATMVLDAIHFFRSGASFTDLTLEVLERVSVLQLSDLTDARTDTRFESRHLRTFPGHGNLDLHGLLHTLCKGRPAGVPPITVEPFSDAIDALPLPWVVHEAFLSASQLLRECNWPTPLLTYQQPI, from the coding sequence ATGGCCCTTCGGCAACGAGACCTTCGGCAATCAATTGAATACGCGCACAACGTCGGCTACACAGGCATCGGGATAAGCATCGGCGAATGCCTTGCCGCTCTGGAAGCAGGACTGGAACCGACCGATATCCGCAGACTGCTCGACTCCAGAAACCTGGAGCTGTCCGAACTCGAGCTCATCAGGCTGGGCGGCACGAGCTTTCAGAGCCGCATGAACGACGCCCTCGTCGAACTGGTTGCAATTCTCAAACCAAACCGGGTACACGTAGCCGCCTTCGACGGGGAACCAGCCGTCATACAACAGGAACTACGCGACCTCTGCCGCCTCCTGCCGGAGACGACCGTGGCAGTCGAGTTCATGCCATACAGCAAACTCCCGGACATCGAATCGACAATGGATCTGCTCGCAGGTCCCGGATGCGAACAGGCCACGATGGTTCTGGACGCAATACATTTCTTCAGGTCGGGAGCCTCCTTCACTGACCTCACGCTTGAAGTTCTGGAACGGGTTTCCGTCCTCCAACTGTCAGACCTTACGGATGCCCGGACGGACACCCGCTTCGAAAGTCGTCACCTTCGGACCTTCCCGGGGCACGGAAATCTTGACCTGCACGGACTGCTTCACACCCTGTGCAAGGGACGACCTGCCGGCGTCCCGCCCATCACTGTCGAACCATTCTCGGACGCCATCGACGCGCTTCCACTGCCCTGGGTCGTCCATGAGGCTTTTCTGTCAGCCAGTCAACTGCTGCGGGAGTGCAACTGGCCGACGCCACTACTCACTTACCAGCAGCCAATTTAG
- a CDS encoding MFS transporter: MTTTTGNEAATTSQKQIRKVLIGASAGTALEWFDFALYGSVSAIVFPKLFFPSLDPVAGILASFAAFGIGLAARPLGAAFFSNLGDKIGRQRTMVAAIIAMGVASLAIGLLPGYSTWGLFATVLLVFFRVVQGFALGGESSAAQIMALEYAPSGRRGLYGGLVNMGSPLGQVFVALTLISLQGLVGEQAFIDWAWRIPFFIGFIMAILGYIIRRTIDETPVFKQAREDNQVVKTPLFTVFRQYPKHILRLTFLWAANVACSYVVTTYSLDYIKRVLGMTSDVGFSLVLITNVVGVFAIPFGGYMSDRFGRKPILYTGATMCMIGAVAYFPLLNTKVFGLMLLGSILLLGFQYFAFGVLAALFAEPFPTHVRYSGHAASYTLTNLVGGAPTPFVAALLLQSTGSTWSIVGLLLAAYLVTLLMIRATPETFKMDFHAKENE; the protein is encoded by the coding sequence ATGACCACCACCACCGGCAATGAAGCCGCAACAACCAGCCAGAAACAAATCCGGAAGGTTCTCATCGGCGCTTCTGCCGGCACGGCCCTCGAATGGTTTGATTTCGCCCTCTACGGCAGCGTGTCTGCCATCGTTTTCCCGAAGCTTTTCTTTCCCTCCCTCGACCCGGTCGCCGGTATCCTTGCCAGCTTTGCGGCATTCGGCATCGGCCTGGCGGCCCGACCCCTTGGTGCAGCGTTCTTCTCCAATCTGGGCGACAAGATCGGCCGGCAGCGGACAATGGTTGCAGCCATCATTGCAATGGGCGTCGCATCCCTCGCCATCGGCCTCCTGCCCGGCTACAGCACTTGGGGCCTGTTCGCGACAGTCCTGCTTGTCTTCTTCCGTGTAGTACAAGGTTTTGCGCTCGGCGGTGAATCCAGCGCCGCGCAGATCATGGCCCTGGAATACGCCCCCTCCGGAAGACGGGGCCTCTATGGGGGACTCGTCAACATGGGCTCACCCCTGGGCCAGGTGTTCGTAGCGCTCACACTGATCAGCCTCCAGGGCCTGGTCGGCGAGCAGGCCTTCATTGACTGGGCGTGGCGGATCCCGTTCTTCATTGGCTTCATCATGGCCATTCTCGGCTACATCATCCGCCGGACGATCGACGAGACACCGGTCTTCAAGCAGGCCAGGGAAGACAACCAGGTCGTCAAGACCCCGCTCTTCACCGTATTCAGGCAGTACCCCAAGCACATTCTCCGACTGACATTCTTGTGGGCAGCGAACGTGGCGTGCTCCTACGTGGTGACAACCTACTCGCTGGATTACATCAAGCGCGTCCTGGGCATGACCTCCGATGTGGGCTTCTCCCTAGTGCTGATCACCAACGTTGTTGGAGTGTTCGCGATCCCGTTCGGCGGCTACATGTCAGACCGGTTCGGAAGGAAACCGATCCTTTACACCGGTGCGACCATGTGCATGATCGGCGCGGTGGCGTACTTCCCGCTTCTCAACACCAAGGTGTTTGGGCTCATGCTGTTGGGCAGCATCCTGCTGCTGGGTTTCCAGTACTTCGCATTCGGCGTCCTCGCAGCACTCTTCGCGGAGCCGTTCCCGACACACGTGCGCTATTCAGGACACGCGGCCTCGTACACGTTGACCAACTTGGTTGGGGGCGCCCCGACGCCCTTCGTGGCAGCACTTCTGCTCCAGAGCACCGGAAGCACCTGGAGCATCGTCGGCCTCCTTCTTGCGGCCTACCTGGTGACGCTGCTGATGATCAGGGCGACCCCCGAGACATTCAAGATGGACTTCCATGCCAAAGAGAACGAATAG
- a CDS encoding type II 3-dehydroquinate dehydratase, producing the protein MKIAVLQGPNLNRLGKRRPDKYGRKTLADITAELEVLADKLGVEVVQTQSNHEGGLIDWLHEVQDEIDGILINPAGLTPYGRSLYDSLKDAELPIAIVHMSAIFQYEKQAHPDMYADLASIYIAGLKSNGYGVALEHLVELIRDKEN; encoded by the coding sequence GTGAAAATAGCAGTATTGCAAGGCCCTAACCTCAATCGGTTGGGGAAGCGCCGTCCGGACAAGTATGGCCGGAAGACGCTCGCCGACATCACGGCGGAACTGGAGGTGCTGGCCGACAAACTCGGCGTCGAGGTCGTTCAGACCCAGTCGAATCACGAAGGCGGTCTCATCGACTGGCTGCATGAAGTCCAGGACGAGATTGACGGCATCCTCATTAACCCGGCCGGCCTCACTCCATATGGTCGGTCCCTGTACGACTCGCTGAAGGATGCCGAGCTTCCCATCGCGATAGTGCACATGTCTGCGATCTTCCAGTACGAGAAGCAGGCCCACCCCGATATGTACGCCGACCTGGCCTCGATTTACATCGCCGGGCTCAAGTCCAACGGATATGGGGTCGCGCTTGAGCACCTTGTCGAGCTCATCCGTGACAAGGAGAACTGA
- a CDS encoding LacI family DNA-binding transcriptional regulator, whose amino-acid sequence MVTSVDVAEFAGVSQSTVSRVLNDDPAVRPATREKVLAAAAELGYVVNISARSLVTRRTRTVGLVVADTANLFYTQIIHLMHRELAARNYQMVMIRESLEAPDSLAGATLQELPVDGAIFASATEGSPTVKRFKERSLPIVLFNRDDPSVEAEVLLPDDKSGCQQVADHLVGLGHTRIGLITGSWSTTSGRQREEFFRAALEGHGLSLPEDMVERGFLDHDTGSALTRKLLAAPNPPTAIFCGSDMLAIGALDAAAELDVEVPDRLSVVGFDDLEPASWKMINLSTVHQPLDDMAREAVAMLVDHLEGRREQRPGRRVFPVELIVRGTSAPPAPSSLRQHLSA is encoded by the coding sequence ATGGTTACCAGTGTCGATGTTGCAGAATTTGCGGGAGTCTCGCAATCCACCGTCTCCCGCGTTCTGAACGACGACCCCGCCGTCCGCCCGGCGACGCGTGAAAAGGTTCTTGCTGCAGCGGCTGAGCTCGGCTACGTGGTGAACATCAGCGCCCGGAGCCTGGTCACCCGTCGAACGCGGACGGTGGGTCTGGTGGTGGCCGATACAGCAAACCTCTTCTACACCCAGATCATCCATCTCATGCACCGGGAGCTCGCGGCCCGCAATTACCAGATGGTGATGATTCGAGAAAGCCTGGAGGCCCCGGACTCGCTCGCCGGCGCCACCCTCCAGGAGCTTCCCGTCGACGGTGCCATCTTCGCCTCAGCCACTGAGGGTTCCCCGACAGTCAAGAGGTTCAAAGAACGAAGCCTTCCCATCGTCCTGTTCAACCGGGACGACCCCAGTGTTGAGGCCGAGGTGCTCCTTCCTGACGATAAATCGGGTTGCCAGCAGGTGGCTGATCACCTGGTCGGCTTGGGCCACACGCGAATCGGACTCATCACCGGCTCCTGGTCGACGACCAGCGGCCGGCAACGGGAAGAGTTCTTCAGGGCGGCGCTGGAAGGACACGGGCTCTCCCTGCCCGAGGACATGGTGGAACGTGGGTTCCTTGACCACGACACCGGCTCCGCCCTGACCCGCAAGCTCCTCGCGGCGCCTAACCCTCCCACTGCCATTTTCTGCGGCAGTGACATGCTGGCCATAGGCGCCCTGGACGCGGCCGCCGAGCTGGACGTCGAAGTTCCGGACAGGCTGTCAGTGGTGGGCTTTGACGACCTCGAGCCCGCGTCGTGGAAGATGATCAATCTTTCCACCGTGCATCAACCGCTAGATGACATGGCGCGGGAGGCCGTAGCCATGCTAGTCGACCACCTGGAGGGGCGGCGTGAACAACGGCCAGGACGAAGAGTCTTTCCGGTGGAACTCATCGTCCGAGGCACATCAGCGCCGCCGGCACCGTCATCACTTAGGCAGCACCTCAGCGCATAA
- a CDS encoding Gfo/Idh/MocA family protein codes for MTKTPLRIGLIGAGRMGRSHAQFIAANPDTELTAVADPINSELSSAYGAEQFDNYEALIAGAKVDAVIIATPNDTHVETASFAIEAGIPCLLEKPVGVNLTEVARLAGTVESTGVPVLVGHHRRHHPLIAAAKKAIQSGAIGDIVAVNGLWLTTKPESYFDSWRRGPGAGVMLINLVHDLDIMRYLIGEISSVQAVMSNRIRGFEVEDTAGLLFQFERGTIGTLTGSDTAAAPWGWDQNSGDDPQFAQQPDEPSLLIAGTKGSLSVPQLKLWSYPSQRDWHTPLTTEFLERPGGGALQNQLAHFCAVVREEAEPIVSVADAGRSLAAVEAAHEAARTQRAVAPGLAGLVIPKVSVA; via the coding sequence ATGACAAAAACGCCACTGCGCATCGGGCTGATCGGGGCAGGCCGCATGGGCCGCAGCCACGCCCAATTCATCGCGGCTAACCCCGATACCGAACTCACCGCTGTCGCCGATCCGATCAACTCAGAACTGTCCAGCGCTTATGGCGCTGAACAGTTCGACAACTACGAAGCCCTGATCGCTGGGGCCAAGGTCGACGCGGTGATCATTGCGACACCGAACGACACACATGTCGAAACCGCATCCTTCGCCATCGAAGCTGGCATTCCCTGCCTCCTCGAGAAACCCGTCGGCGTGAACCTTACCGAAGTGGCCCGTCTCGCCGGCACAGTCGAGAGCACGGGAGTGCCGGTGCTGGTGGGCCACCACCGCCGGCATCACCCCCTGATCGCGGCGGCAAAGAAGGCAATCCAGAGCGGCGCAATCGGCGACATCGTCGCCGTTAACGGCTTGTGGCTCACCACTAAACCAGAGTCATACTTCGACTCCTGGCGACGTGGTCCGGGTGCAGGAGTGATGCTGATTAACTTGGTGCACGATCTGGACATCATGCGGTACCTCATCGGCGAGATATCCAGTGTCCAGGCAGTCATGAGCAACCGCATCCGTGGCTTCGAAGTCGAAGATACCGCGGGGTTGCTCTTCCAGTTCGAGCGCGGCACGATCGGCACCCTGACCGGCTCGGACACCGCAGCCGCACCGTGGGGCTGGGACCAGAACTCCGGCGACGACCCGCAGTTCGCCCAGCAGCCGGACGAACCAAGTCTCCTGATCGCCGGCACCAAGGGATCACTATCCGTGCCGCAGTTGAAGCTGTGGTCCTACCCCAGTCAACGAGACTGGCATACGCCCCTGACCACTGAGTTCCTGGAAAGGCCCGGGGGCGGCGCCCTCCAGAACCAACTGGCCCATTTCTGCGCAGTCGTCCGCGAAGAAGCCGAGCCAATCGTCAGCGTGGCCGACGCCGGACGATCTTTGGCCGCCGTCGAAGCCGCCCACGAAGCGGCACGGACACAGAGAGCGGTGGCTCCCGGCCTCGCAGGACTGGTCATACCTAAAGTCTCTGTGGCATAG
- a CDS encoding type II 3-dehydroquinate dehydratase gives MKIAVIHGPNLNRLGVRRPEKYGTTTLQDIQSDIDKTAARLGVEVLHFQSNSETELIEWIHAMQEQTSGIVINPAGFSAYSYSLLDAVRDTFQPFAIVHISQWHAMDGKERTDIFASTATTYITGAGWRGYSLALEAIYYKIAEAN, from the coding sequence ATGAAAATCGCAGTAATCCACGGCCCGAACCTCAACAGGCTCGGGGTCCGTCGACCAGAGAAGTATGGAACCACCACCCTTCAGGACATTCAGAGCGACATTGATAAAACGGCCGCGAGGCTCGGTGTCGAAGTCCTGCACTTCCAGTCAAACAGCGAAACCGAACTCATCGAGTGGATCCACGCGATGCAGGAACAGACCAGCGGGATCGTCATCAATCCGGCAGGATTTAGCGCCTATTCCTACTCGCTCCTCGATGCCGTCCGGGACACCTTCCAGCCGTTCGCCATCGTGCATATCTCCCAATGGCATGCCATGGACGGGAAGGAACGCACAGATATCTTCGCCTCAACGGCCACCACATACATCACCGGAGCCGGGTGGCGCGGCTACTCCCTTGCCCTGGAAGCCATCTATTACAAGATTGCCGAAGCGAACTAA
- a CDS encoding MFS transporter, with the protein MTTTSAEPGAGHVTARPRRAAVASFVGSALEYYDFFIYGTAAALVFNKIFFTAADPATGTLLALATFGVGYVARPIGAFFMGHIGDKYGRKTILIFTLTLMGAATFLVGCLPTYGQIGVWAPILLVALRLLQGFSASGEQAGANSLTLEHAPEHRRSFFTSFTLSGTQAGLILASAVWIPISSLPQDQLLSWGWRIPFYLGLVVMIVGYLIRRTLDETPAFTEEKEQNTVAKLPLAELFRHNWADVLKVALSSLVSTVSTVFGVFALSFATNTVGVDKSAMLWLSVTAAAVALVSITAWAALADRIGRKKVYIFGVLGSGILMFPYLASVSSGQVPLIFLFGILMSGIVYHAQNGVFPALYGEQFSTQVRLSGTAIGTQIGFAIAGFMPSLAAGISPASPDGWVPAAALTLTCCVVAALATLGMRETYRTPLRELGGTGRPEKLGASTKTGRSA; encoded by the coding sequence GTGACGACTACGTCCGCAGAGCCTGGGGCAGGCCATGTTACTGCCCGGCCGCGCCGCGCCGCCGTGGCAAGTTTTGTCGGCAGCGCACTGGAGTACTACGACTTCTTTATTTACGGCACTGCAGCCGCACTGGTCTTCAACAAGATCTTCTTTACAGCCGCGGATCCAGCGACCGGAACGCTGCTTGCATTGGCGACGTTCGGCGTCGGCTACGTTGCCCGCCCGATCGGTGCGTTCTTCATGGGTCACATCGGTGACAAGTACGGTCGCAAGACAATCTTGATCTTCACGCTGACCCTCATGGGCGCGGCGACGTTCCTCGTCGGATGCCTGCCCACCTACGGCCAGATCGGTGTTTGGGCCCCGATCCTTCTCGTTGCCCTGCGCCTGCTGCAGGGTTTCTCTGCCTCAGGTGAACAAGCCGGCGCGAATTCGCTGACACTTGAGCACGCCCCCGAGCACCGCCGGTCGTTTTTCACCAGCTTCACGCTCAGCGGTACCCAGGCCGGGCTCATTCTGGCCAGTGCCGTGTGGATCCCCATCAGCTCCCTGCCACAGGACCAGCTCCTCTCTTGGGGATGGCGTATCCCCTTCTACCTTGGACTCGTCGTCATGATCGTCGGCTACCTCATCCGCCGTACTCTTGATGAGACCCCGGCCTTCACCGAAGAAAAAGAGCAGAACACGGTCGCCAAGCTGCCGCTGGCCGAACTCTTCCGCCATAACTGGGCAGATGTGCTCAAGGTCGCCCTCAGCTCACTCGTCTCGACGGTCAGCACGGTGTTTGGCGTGTTCGCCCTGTCTTTCGCCACGAACACCGTCGGCGTCGACAAATCCGCCATGCTCTGGCTGTCCGTGACCGCCGCGGCGGTGGCTTTGGTTTCCATCACGGCGTGGGCTGCCCTTGCCGACCGCATCGGGCGGAAAAAGGTCTACATCTTCGGCGTCCTGGGCAGCGGCATTCTGATGTTCCCCTATCTCGCCTCCGTCAGCAGTGGCCAAGTACCCCTGATCTTCCTGTTCGGCATCCTGATGTCCGGCATCGTCTACCACGCCCAAAACGGGGTATTTCCAGCACTCTACGGCGAACAGTTCTCCACACAGGTCCGCCTCTCCGGCACAGCCATCGGCACTCAGATCGGTTTCGCTATCGCCGGCTTCATGCCCTCCCTGGCGGCCGGGATTTCGCCGGCTTCCCCCGATGGCTGGGTTCCGGCCGCCGCCCTTACCCTCACCTGCTGCGTCGTCGCCGCCTTGGCAACCCTGGGGATGCGGGAAACGTACCGTACCCCGTTGCGGGAACTGGGCGGCACTGGACGGCCGGAGAAACTCGGCGCCTCAACCAAAACCGGAAGGTCAGCATGA
- a CDS encoding sugar phosphate isomerase/epimerase family protein has protein sequence MKTAIDSFCFHRYFGEVYPELESFPDRTWSIDMFVDFARDLGVQGISIEHFMVPDLSAKSLDTLRLSVEEANLELVWAWGHPNGLSSGQDPEALHDLERHIDVAAALGSSVMRICAGGRRTRIEDWAEHRRLLVPLLGAAAERAAARNVTLALENHADLYGEEILDLLQAVDNPYLGICLDTGNNLRMLEDVMPVIEALAPHAKAVHLKDIAAYRGDPRHFGFWPSVPLGEGLIDVPRALRALQGVGYDGLLAVEIDFLKPGNGDETAAVTQSIDSLKLFLDQL, from the coding sequence ATGAAAACCGCAATAGATTCGTTCTGCTTTCACCGGTACTTCGGAGAGGTTTATCCGGAATTGGAGAGCTTTCCTGACCGCACGTGGTCCATTGACATGTTCGTTGACTTTGCCCGCGACCTCGGCGTGCAGGGAATTTCCATTGAGCACTTCATGGTGCCGGACCTATCCGCGAAGTCACTCGATACACTCCGCCTGTCGGTTGAGGAAGCAAATCTCGAACTGGTCTGGGCCTGGGGCCATCCCAACGGGCTCTCATCCGGCCAGGATCCCGAGGCGCTGCACGATCTTGAACGGCACATCGACGTCGCGGCAGCCCTTGGCTCCTCGGTCATGCGTATCTGCGCGGGCGGGCGTCGAACCCGGATTGAGGACTGGGCGGAGCATCGCCGACTCCTTGTTCCCCTGTTGGGCGCAGCAGCCGAACGGGCAGCAGCGCGAAACGTGACTCTCGCCCTGGAGAACCACGCGGATCTCTACGGTGAGGAAATCCTCGACCTCCTGCAGGCCGTCGATAACCCGTACCTGGGCATATGCCTGGACACCGGGAACAATCTCCGGATGCTCGAAGACGTCATGCCCGTCATCGAGGCCCTCGCCCCACACGCCAAGGCCGTTCATTTAAAGGACATCGCTGCCTACCGCGGAGATCCCAGGCATTTTGGATTCTGGCCAAGCGTTCCGCTCGGAGAAGGCCTGATCGACGTACCCCGAGCCTTGCGTGCCCTGCAGGGAGTTGGCTACGACGGCCTGCTCGCAGTCGAGATAGACTTCCTCAAACCCGGAAACGGAGACGAGACTGCGGCAGTCACGCAGAGCATCGACAGCCTGAAACTGTTCCTGGACCAACTCTAG
- a CDS encoding IclR family transcriptional regulator yields the protein MSSALLRGLKILELLATEPEGLALGDIATRLQLPNSATHRLVTELVETGYVRRSTNGSDYALSLKQISQSLTYLSKIDLVDQAKPSIDRLARLSRGLVRLAIVDDGRLMWVLKSQGATSNIKYDPPMHHDVRLACASSGYAWLSQLSDEKALEIVLRQGIPTEGFGPNAPRTVEQVLAHIHQARSDGYATAVETYEEGIRSLAMPIVNADIGQVTGVVTIAGLLMHMTDEHVEKLIPALREETEILSHARLDYVPYLLPTQRPKQLA from the coding sequence ATGAGTTCTGCTCTCCTGCGGGGTTTGAAAATACTGGAACTGCTCGCCACCGAACCGGAAGGTCTGGCTCTGGGCGACATTGCGACCCGACTCCAGCTTCCCAACAGCGCAACCCACAGACTCGTCACAGAGCTCGTCGAGACCGGCTACGTCAGGCGAAGCACCAACGGCAGCGACTACGCCCTCAGCCTGAAGCAAATCTCACAGTCGCTGACATACCTGTCCAAAATTGACCTGGTGGACCAGGCGAAACCATCCATAGACCGTCTCGCCCGGCTTTCCAGAGGACTTGTCCGCCTTGCCATAGTCGACGACGGGCGCCTGATGTGGGTTCTGAAGTCCCAAGGTGCCACATCGAACATCAAATACGACCCGCCAATGCATCATGATGTCCGGCTCGCATGCGCATCCAGCGGATACGCCTGGCTCTCCCAACTCAGCGACGAAAAAGCCCTGGAAATCGTCCTTCGGCAGGGCATCCCAACTGAAGGCTTCGGACCCAACGCGCCCCGTACTGTCGAACAAGTCCTGGCACACATCCACCAGGCGCGCTCGGACGGCTACGCCACCGCCGTCGAGACGTACGAGGAAGGCATCCGCTCGCTGGCAATGCCCATAGTAAACGCTGACATTGGCCAGGTTACCGGCGTCGTCACCATCGCCGGTCTTCTTATGCATATGACGGACGAGCATGTAGAAAAGCTCATCCCGGCGTTGCGCGAAGAAACCGAGATCCTCAGCCACGCACGGCTTGACTACGTCCCATACCTGCTGCCAACCCAGCGGCCAAAACAGCTGGCATAG